In Anabrus simplex isolate iqAnaSimp1 chromosome 14, ASM4041472v1, whole genome shotgun sequence, a genomic segment contains:
- the LOC136885290 gene encoding uncharacterized protein: MESLPNEILEKIFSYCTHKDLVQSIQNVCSWWREVAQSASVWQHFEYCPKHNTSSEQIVEMLKLSPKLQNMVLKNKYDDRILQAITENCAELRKLEIESPADIDLKFIENLQGKCPKVEFLRIPHQFLTDCGDVGKFTNLKVLLLTGSQMKNLEINLEPLANNCKKLERLEFLSTNFKMNDLRYLLSMRQDTLRTLGISCCNMFGECVLPALSTCDLRSLSLFFYGACERHYNKIDNFERLKTVRVLTIRNFYDDDSDRVKQYADVAQLMELRLYGYHFEDDIIKIIVKKCPVLNHLALISSMKITDASLMIIRKCKELCSLNIFCNNCVSDTGIIHLHHVQSLKYLRIAWCSNLTKQGYVNILKLSSLRALNLELQDLAEFPWDLIPIQMNNLRHLGIYRCNNVDRSAVEELKRRFTGLSVDIWWCRVRAA, translated from the coding sequence aTGGAGTCTCTGCCTAACGAGATACTAGAGAAAATATTCTCGTATTGCACTCACAAAGATCTAGTTCAATCAATTCAGAACGTGTGTTCGTGGTGGAGGGAAGTGGCGCAGAGTGCCAGCGTGTGGCAACACTTTGAGTACTGTCCTAAACACAACACAAGCTCTGAACAAATTGTAGAGATGCTCAAGTTGTCTCCAAAGTTGCAGAACATGGTTCTCAAGAATAAATATGATGATAGAATTCTTCAGGCAATAACAGAAAACTGTGCAGAGCTGAGAAAATTAGAAATAgaaagtccagcggacatagatcTGAAATTTATCGAGAACTTACAGGGAAAATGTCCAAAAGTTGAATTTTTAAGAATTCCGCATCAATTCTTGACAGACTGTGGTGATGTTGGGAAATTTACCAACTTGAAGGTTTTACTTCTGACTGGATCTCAAATGAAAAACTTAGAGATCAACTTAGAACCTCTTGCAAACAATTGTAAGAAGCTGGAACGTTTAGAGTTTCTGAGTACTAATTTTAAAATGAACGACCTTCGTTATCTTTTGTCCATGAGACAAGATACACTACGCACTCTTGGGATATCTTGCTGCAACATGTTTGGTGAATGTGTACTCCCAGCTCTGTCGACCTGCGACTTGAGATCACTGTCTCTTTTCTTCTATGGAGCATGCGAGAGACATTACAACAAAATAGATAATTTTGAAAGACTGAAGACTGTAAGAGTACTTACAATTAGAAACTTTTATGACGACGACTCAGATCGCGTCAAACAATATGCAGATGTCGCACAGTTAATGGAATTAAGACTTTACGGTTATCATTTTGAGGATGACATTATTAAAATAATCGTCAAAAAGTGTCCCGTATTAAACCATCTCGCTCTGATAAGCAGTATGAAGATTACTGATGCCAGTTTAATGATCATACGTAAATGTAAAGAACTCTGTTCATTGAATATATTTTGTAACAATTGCGTGTCAGACACTGGCATAATTCATTTACATCATGTGCAGAGTTTGAAATACCTTAGAATTGCGTGGTGTAGTAACTTAACAAAGCAAGGCTacgtaaatattttaaaactgagTTCACTACGAGCTCTGAATCTAGAGTTACAAGACCTGGCAGAATTCCCATGGGATCTTATTCCTATTCAAATGAATAATCTCAGACATCTTGGAATCTACCGTTGTAACAATGTGGACAGGAGTGCTGTCGAGGAGCTGAAGAGACGGTTCACTGGTTTGAGTGTTGACATTTGGTGGTGTCGTGTCCGAGCGGCTTGA